CTGCAGCAACTGAATACGGCCAAAGTCCGGGGATTCGGTATGCTGGTCACGAACCCCTGCCGCCTCTCTCGGCCCCAACTGGATCCAGAGAAACAGCACCACATTCAAGGTAAACAGTATTGCCAAAACCCAGCGCATTATCTTGTATATTCCCGCACAAATGTCTCCATTCCTTCCAGCACCAGGGCATCCCTGTGCTCATAAGCCAATTGCAAATACGGCTTGATCAGGGTACATGCCCCCCCGGTAAGTACCACTCCCGGGTCACAAACACCGGCGGCCTGCAGGCGTTCCACAGACTGTTCAACCAGAGATACTATCGACCGGCGAATGCCCAGGTCGATACAACCGACTGTGCTGTTTCCCCATTCCATGTCGCTGATGGCCTCATTGCCGGGCTGCATGGCAGTTTCCTTCAATAGAACACGTCGCATCATCTTCAGACCTGGCAGGATATACCCGCCAAGATGCTGTCCCCGGCCATCCACGACATCCAGAGTGGTTGCCGTACCGCAGTCCACCACACACACGCCGTCACGACTGATCCCATGGGCGGCAATAATGGCCATCCAGCGATCCACTCCAAGCTGCGCCGGATCCTGATACCCACAGTGCACGCCGCAGGCTTCAGGCTGAACCGCAATGGAGTGAGGCGTAATCCCCCATACCTGACGAGTCCACTCCTGAAGGGCCTGCTCGATACCGGCCGTAGCGACACTCGCCAACCATATACGATCCGGTGAAGGCTGATGCTTCCAGATCCGATCCAACAAGGCGCCCAGGGGAGCCTCGCCATACTCAGCAGCCTGTTGGATATGACCTGTCCCTGACATCCACTTGATACGGGAATTTCCCAGATCAATGAAAAGGTCATCATTCATCAGTTTCTCCACCCCGGAGGCTTACCTCTCCGGCATACCAGCTGCGGCACCCGTCGGATTGTTCCAGCACGAGTCCTCCCCGCTCATCCAGCCCACAGTATATTCCCCTGGCCACCTGGTTTCCCATATGCAGAGTCACCGGCTGGCCGAGGTAGATATCATACCCTTTCCAATCCTCCAGGAATGGCGAAAGCCCCTGCTTTTGATACGTCAGGCAGGTGTCCATCAGGCCCGCAAGAAGATCCCCACAAAGCTGGTTTCTGTCAGGAAGTGTTTCCAGATGATTGGCCATATCCGTCCAGGGTTGATCGATACCCTGAGTGCTGTCTCCACTCAACTTCACATTGATCCCCACGCCAATAATCGCCAATGAGGGACCGGCCATCTCCCCACTGGCTTCAACCAGGATGCCACCCAATTTACGGCCTTTGAGGTAGATATCATTCGGCCACTTCAAGCCATGTGCCTGAAGACCATGAGCGGTCAGTACCCTGGCAACATTGACGCCTGCGGCAAGGCTGAGTCCGGCGAGATCCGCCATGGGCAGATCGAAGCGCCAGGCCAGGGACAGGTAGATATTGCTGCCAAACACGCATACCCACTGCCGCCCCCGGCGTCCCCGGGCGGCTCGCTGGTATTCAGCAATACAGGCTTGACCTGTATGCAAATCCGCTGAAGTGTGATCCCGCAGCCAGTCGTTGGTGGAATCCGTTTCCACCAGTATCTTCAATCCCCCCAACCGGGAGCGAATGCTTTCCGGGACGCGATTATGTATGCGGCAGGCGTCAAGAACCTGAAGTCCGGACTCCAGCTTGTAACCTTTACCATGCACGGACTCAATGGCGATACCCGGAACGGCGTTCAGGAGCTGGATCTGTTTCCAGATCCCTGCCCGGGTGATTCCCAATTCCTTCGCCAGAACTTCTCCTGATCGAAATTCACCTTGAGCCAGGAGTCTGAGCAGTGGATACAGGTCATCGAGTGTCACTGCCTGAGCCACTGCCTGCGTCTTTGTAACTGCAATGCCGTACATTCTTCGGCGGCCAACAGCCAGAGTTCACAGGTATCAGCCATCGGCGGACACAAGGAGAGCTGAAAATTCATGAGTTCATCCCGGCGAAACGCATGCACTTCCACTTGAGTTCCGGATTCGAGGCGGTTGAGAATCGACGCCAGGTTGTCCGATGTGACCTGGACGCCATCCATGGCCACCAGGCGGTCTCCTGCGGACAAGCCGCACTGTTGTGCGGGACCTTCATCATAGACCTGAAGCAACTCGACGAAATCCCCTTTCTGCCGGTAACGGGCACCGAGTGAATGGCGCGGATTTTCCTGATCATCAGATCGTCCTGAACTGCCCCAGTCATCTGGACCGCGTGCGGCACGTAACCGGTAACCAATACCAAAGAACCGGAACCATTCCTCCAGGGGAAGCTCTTCCCTGCCGTGGACCACCCTCTGGAAAAACTCATTGAGATCCCGCCCGGCAATATCGGCGGCAAGCTTCTCCAAATCCCCTTCATCCACCCCATGGTCCGTTTTGCCGAAGTCCCGCCACAGAGCACCCATGAAATCATCCAGATTGGAACGATCATCGGTCGCGTCTCTCAGGGTAATGTCCAGACCCAAAGCGGCCAACGCACCTTTGCTGTAGTAGCTGACAATGGCATTGGGCGCATTCTCGTCCTGCTTGTAGAAGCGGGTCCATGTGTCAAAACTGGATTCCGCTACGGATTGGCGCAACCGCCCCCTGCCGCGCATAACTCTTGTTGCAGTGGTCGCAAGAAGTTCCAGATAACTGTCAGCATCGATGCAGCCACTTCGCACCAGGGCCAGGTCATCATAATAGCTGGTAATGCCTTCAAAGGCCCAAAGCAGCTCAGTATGCACTTCATCACTGAGATCGGCATCTTTCAGAACCCTGGGCCGTATGCGCTTTACATTCCACAAATGAAAATACTCGTGGCTACACAGCCCAAGAAAATTGCGATACCCCCTGGTCATCTTCCCCATACCGGAAAATGGCAGATCATCCCTTTTACACATGAGGGCGGTGGAATCCCCGTGTTCCAGTCCACCATAGCCATCCCCGGTCACCATGGTCATAAACAAGTACTGTTTCAAAGGTAGTTCGCCAAACAAATCAGCGTGGCTGGTGCAAATGGCCTGCATATCCCGGCACAAACGTTCCGTATCCAGACCGATGACATGACCGGTAAACACCATGCGGTGTGGAATACCTTTGGATTCAAAAGTCGTCTCCGTGAAATCACCCATTTCAACGGGATAATCGAGGAGCTGTTCATAATTGTCGACTTCATAAACCCCGAAACCTTCCTTATCCACACGTTTTGGGGGCATGCTGGTTGCCAGGCGCCATCCCCTGATCAGGTCAGTGGACGGTCGATTCAACATGACTTTTATGGGGCGGGCCTCCTGCCCCACCACTCTGAGAAACAGACTGGTGCCGTTGAAGAAGCCATGGCTGGTATCCAGATGGGCTCCTCGCACGGACAAGTCCCAGGCATAGACTTCTGTTTGAACCTGTAGCCTGCCTTTGACAGGTGCGACCTGCCAGCTATGTTTGTCCAGTTTGATCAAATCAACATTTGTTCCATCGCAGCTGGCTGATACAGACACTATATTCCGCGCGAAATCACGGATCATATAACTGCCGGGAATCCATGCCGGCAACACCAGTTTCTGACCCTGGGAATCCGGTTCGGGCACAATCAATGTAACCCGGAACAAGTGTGCCTCAGGATGGAAAGGGGATACGTGATACTCGATCAGGTCAGCCATGACATCTACAGAAAAGTTCGCAAGGCCCAATTCTACTACAAGGGTCTAGAGATACAGGGCACAAATCCCCCTTCCATGACGCCAATGATATGTAAACACAAAGAAAAAGCCCCGACTGCGCGAGCAATCGGGGCTTTTGGAATAAATGCCTGGCAGTGACCTACTTTCGCATGGGGAAGCCCCACACTATCATTGGCGATGTACCGTTTCACTTCTGAGTTCGGGATGGGATCAGGTGGTTCCAGTACTCTATTGCCGCCAGGCAAACTGGGTGAAAAGACGGACTAATCCGGCTTCTCGAAAATGGTTTGATCTAGCGTATAGTCGATTCAAACGACATACAGTGTCATATCTATCAAACAACCAAAATTCTTGGGTGTTATATGGTCAAGCCTCACGGGCAATTAGTACTGGTTAGCTTCATGCATTACTGCACGTCCACACCCAGCCTATCAACCTGGTAGTCTTCCAGGGCCCTACAGGACTCTCAAGGAGTCAGTGAGAACTAATCTTGGGAGGGGCTTCCCGCTTAGATGCTTTCAGCGGTTATCCTGTCCGAACATAGCTACCCGGCAATGCCACTGGCGTGACAACCGGAACACCAGAGGTTCGTCCACTCCGGTCCTCTCGTACTAGGAGCAGCTTCCCTCAATTCTCAAACGCCCACGGCAGATAGGGACCGAACTGTCTCACGACGTTCTAAACCCAGCTCGCGTACCACTTTAAATGGCGAACAGCCATACCCTTGGGACCGACTTCAGCCCCAGGATGTGATGAGCCGACATCGAGGTGCCAAACACCGCCGTCGATATGAACTCTTGGGCGGTATCAGCCTGTTATCCCCGGCGTACCTTTTATCCGTTGAGCGATGGCCCTTCCACTCAGAGCCACCGGATCACTAAGACCTGCTTTCGCACCTGCTCGACATGTCCGTCTCGCAGTCAAACACGCTTATGCCTTTGCACTAACCGTACGATGTCCGACCGTACTTAGCGTATCATTGTGCTCCTCCGTTACTCTTTGGGAGGAGACCGCCCCAGTCAAACTACCCACCACACACTGTCCCCGGCGCTGTTACGCCTGGGTTAGAACTTCAAACATACCAGGGTGGTATTTCAAGGTTGGCTCCACGATCACTGGCGTGACCGCTTCAAAGCCTCCCACCTATCCTACACAGATAGGTTCAAAGTCCAGTGTGAAGCTGTAGTAAAGGTGCACGGGGTCTTTCCGTCTAGCCGCGGGTATACGGCATCTTAACCGCAATTTCAATTTCACTGAGTCTCTGGTGGAGACAGTGTGGCCATCATTACGCCATTCGTGCAGGTCGGAACTTACCCGACAAGGAATTTCGCTACCTTAGGACCGTTATAGTTACGGCCGCCGTTTACCGGGGCTTCGATCAGGAGCTTCGCCGAAGCTAACCCCATCAATTAACCTTCCGGCACCGGGCAGGCGTCACACCCTATACTTCCACTTTCGTGTTTGCAGAGTGCTGTGTTTTTAGTAAACAGTTGCAGCCACCTTTTCACTGCGGCCCCCAACAGCTCAGAGAGCAAGTCTCGTCACCGTCGAGGGCGTACCTTCTCCCGAAGTTACGGTACAATTTTGCCTAGTTCCTTCACCAGAGTTCTCTCAAGCGCCTTAGAATTCTCATCCTGCCCACCTGTGTCGGTTTGGAGTACGGTTACTCGTAACCTGAAGCTTAGGAGCTTTTCCTGGAAGCAGGGCATCAACCACTCCAGTGCCGTAGCACTGTCGCCATCACGCCTCAGCATTGATCTCCCGGATTTGCCTAAGAGATCTGCCTAAACGCTTGGATACACAAAACCAACTGTGTTCTGGCCTAGCCTTCTCCGTCCCTCCGTCGCAGTTACGAGCAGTTCAGGAATATTAGCCTGATTCCCATCGACTACGCATTTCTGCCTCGCCTTAGGGGCCGACTAACCCTGCGCCGATTAGCGTTGCGCAGGAAACCTTGGGCTTTCGGCGAGGGGGCCTCTCACCCCCTTTATCGTTACTCATGTCAGCATTCGCACTTCTGATACCTCCAACAAACCTTACAGTTTGCCTTCAACGGCTTACAGAACGCTCCTCTACCATGCCTATAAATAGGCATCCGCAGTTTCGGTACATAGCTTAAGCCCCGTTAAATCTTCCGCGCAGGCCGACTCGACCAGTGAGCTATTACGCTTTCTTTAAAGGGTGGCTGCTTCTAAGCCAACCTCCTGGATGTCTATGCCTTCCCACATCGTTTCCCACTGAGCTATGATTTTGGGACCTTAACTGGCGGTCTGGGTTGTTTCCCTTTCCACGACGGACGTTAGCACCCGCCGTGTGTCTCCCGTGATTGCACTCTCAGGTATTCGGAGTTTGCATCGGTTTGGTAAGTCGGGATGACCCCCTAGCCGAAACAGTGCTCTACCCCCTGAGGTGAGACACGAGGCGCTACCTAAATAGCTTTCGAGGAGAACCAGCTATCTCCGGGCTTGTTTAGCCTTTCACTCCTAGCCACAGCTCATCCCCTCATTTTTCAACATAAGTGGGTTCGGGCCTCCAGTGGATGTTACTCCACCTTCACCCTGGCCATGGATAGATCGCCCGGTTTCGGGTCTACTCCCAGCGACTATTCGCCCTATTAAGACTCGGTTTCCCTACGCCTCCCCTAAACGGTTAAGCTTGCCACTGAGAAGTAAGTCGCTGACCCATTATACAAAAGGTACGCAGTCACACGATAAACGTGCTCCCACTGCTTGTACGCATACGGTTTCAGGTTCTATTTCACTCCCCTCAACGGGGTTCTTTTCGCCTTTCCCTCACGGTACTGGTTCACTATCGGTCGGTAGAGAGTATTTAGCCTTGGAGGGTGGTCCCCCCATGTTCAGACAAGGTTTCTCGTGCCCCGCCCTACTCATCGCAAACTTAGTTCCACAAACTGCCTTTCGTGTACGGGGCTATCACCCTGTATCGCTGGACTTTCCAGACCATTCCACTAGACCGTTTGCTAAAGATTGCAAGGCTGTTTCCCGTTCGCTCGCCGCTACTAAGAAAATCTCGGTTGATTTCTTTTCCTCCAGGTACTTAGATGTTTCAGTTCCCTGGGTTCGCCTCCTGCCGAAGCAGGATACCCCTAAGGGTGGGTTTCCCCATTCGGAAATCCCCGGATCAAAGTCTGTTTGCCGACTCCCCGAGGCTTATCGCAGGCTACTACGTCCTTCATCGCCTTCTACCGCCAAGGCATCCACCATATGCGCTTATTCACTTGACCATATAACCCCAAAAACTCTGGAGTCATATGACTAACATGATAACTGTATATAATTTCTGATAACGTCTCACGACGATATCAGCGCCTATACTTCAATTTCTTGAGAAAACCACTAAAAGTGATTTTTTATTGAAATTGCTAGATCAAACCAAATTGTTAAAGAGCAGACTTTGTAACAAATACAAAGTCGTCAACAACCAAAGATTGCTGGCGACTTGGCACTTGCGAGAAAATGGTGGAGCCAGGGAGGATCGAACTCCCGACCTCCTGCGTGCAAGGCAGGCGCTCTCCCAGCTGAGCTATGGCCCCGCGATACTTAAATCGTTTGGTGGGTCTGGGTGGATTTGAACCACCGACCTCACCCTTATCAGGGGTGCGCTCTAACCAACTGAGCTACAGACCCAAACGCGGTGTCTTAGGTCTGCGTTCAGACCTGCTGTCTGCAAGTTCAGGTAACTTGTGTGGGTACTCCGCCACCGGATTGATGACTTTAATTAAGGAGGTGATCCAGCCGCAGGTTCCCCTACGGCTACCTTGTTACGACTTCACCCCAGTCATGAATCACACCGTGGTAACCGACCCCCCGAAGGTTAGTCTAGCTACTTCTGGTGCAACCCACTCCCATGGTGTGACGGGCGGTGTGTACAAGGCCCGGGAACGTATTCACCGCGACATTCTGATTCGCGATTACTAGCGATTCCGACTTCATGGAGTCGAGTTGCAGACTCCAATCCGGACTACGACCGGTTTTCTGGGATTAGCTCCCCCTCGCGGGTTGGCAACCCTCTGTACCGGCCATTGTAGCACGTGTGTAGCCCAGCCCATAAGGGCCATGATGACTTGACGTCATCCCCACCTTCCTCCGGTTTGTCACCGGCAGTCTCCTTAGAGTTCCCGACATTACTCGCTGGCAACTAAGGACAGGGGTTGCGCTCGTTACGGGACTTAACCCAACATCTCACGACACGAGCTGACGACAGCCATGCAGCACCTGTCACTCGGTTCCCGAAGGCACGAAAGCATCTCTGCTAACTTCCGAGGATGTCAAGGGCTGGTAAGGTTCTTCGCGTTGCATCGAATTAAACCACATGCTCCACCGCTTGTGCGGGCCCCCGTCAATTCCTTTGAGTTTTAATCTTGCGACCGTACTCCCCAGGCGGTCAACTTATCGCGTTAGCTGCGCCACTAAAGCCTTAAATGGCCCCAACGGCTAGTTGACATCGTTTACGGCGTGGACTACCAGGGTATCTAATCCTGTTTGCTACCCACGCTTTCGCACCTCAGCGTCAGTATTGGTCCAGGAAGTCGCCTTCGCCACTGGTGTTCCTCCGGATATCTACGCATTTCACCGCTACACCCGGAATTCCACTTCCCTCTACCATACTCTAGCTTGGCAGTATCAAATGCAGTTCCCAGGTTGAGCCCAGGGCTTTCACATCTGACTGACCAAACCGCCTACGCGCGCTTTACGCCCAGTAATTCCGATTAACGCTTGCACCCTCCGTATTACCGCGGCTGCTGGCACGGAGTTAGCCGGTGCTTCTTCTGTGGGTAACGTCAAGACTCAAGGGTATTAACCTTAAGCTTTTCTTCCCCACTGAAAGTGCTTTACAACCCGCAGGCCTTCTTCACACACGCGGTATTGCTGGATCAAGCTTTCGCTCATTGTCCAATATTCCCCACTGCTGCCTCCCGTAGGAGTCTGGGCCGTGTCTCAGTCCCAGTGTGGCTGATCGTCCTCTCAGACCAGCTACGGATCGTCGCCTTGGTGAGCCATTACCTCACCAACCAGCTAATCCGACGCAGGCTCATCTAATAGTGATAGCTTTCAAGAAGAGGCCATCTTTCCCCCGTAGGGCGTATGCGGTATTAATCCGGATTTCTCCGGGCTATCCCCCACTACTAGGCAGATTCCTACGCGTTACTCACCCGTCCGCCACTCTACTCAGCTCCCGAAGGTGCCTTTCGCGTTCGACTTGCATGTGTTAAGCATACCGCCAGCGTTCAATCTGAGCCAGGATCAAACTCTTCAGTTTAAAGTTTGAACTGTCCCTTTTAGGAGGGACAAAATCCTTGCTCGACTACACGTCATATTAATTAGGAATTGATATGATGCTTCGTCGATATTTAATTGGTCATCAAGACCCAAGCGACGGAGCACCCACACAAATTACCTGATCTACTTGTTAAAGAGCTCGCTGAGTTCCCTCAGCGCAGACCGCGAATTATAGCGGCTGCTTTGCGATGCTGTCAACAACAATGTTTCGTTGTTTTGCTGCATCTCCCGCAACATCTCGCTGCGAGGCGGCGTATTATACGGCAGTTGTTGTTGCCGTCAAGCCCTTTTTGAAAACTTTTTCAATCCGGGTCTCGCCGTCCTTTAGCTTTTCCGGCGGGCATCCTCTGTATCGAAAATGCTTGCCTTTCAAGCTGTGGGGCGGCGTATTATACGGCGGTCTTTCCTGCCGTCAAGCCCCTTTGAAAAATAATTTCCCGAAGGGCTTGCGCCTGTTCCCGAGGTCGTTACTGCGAGCTGTTTCACCAGGAAATCAGCGCGCTTCACCGTGTCGGGAGGGCGCATTATAGGGACTTGTTTCCCTGCGTCAAGCTTTTCCCGAAAATATTTTCAGGAACTGATTTTCACCCGGGCAAACCGGCGTTTGCCGACCTGCGCCACCACCGACGAACCCGGCTCCAGAACCTTGCTGCGATCTTCAAGGCGCTCCCCATCAAGACGCACAGCACCCTGTTTGAGCATGCGCAGGGCTTCTGAGGTGCTACTTACCAATCCGGCTTCTTTGAGCACGTTGGCAATGGGCATCCCCTGGTCATTCGATGACCGCAGCTCCACTTCCGGCATATCATCGGGCATGGCTCCTTTGCGGAAACGGTCGATGAATGCCTGTTTGGCTTTCTCTGCCGCTGTCGAATCATGGAACCGCGCCACTATTTCTTCTCCCAGGAGGAACTTGATATCCCTGGGATTGGCTCCGTCTTCTATTTGCTTGCGGTAGCCTTCTATCTCCGACATGGGGCTGAAACTCAATAATTCAAAGTAACGCCACATGAGATCATCGGAAATGGACATGATCTTGCCAAACATTTCCTCGGGAGCATCTGTGATCCCTATGTAGTTGTTCAGGGACTTGGACATTTTCTGCACCCCATCCAATCCTTCGAGGATAGGCATGGTCAGCACCACCTGAGGCTCCTGCCCATAGGCTTCCTGCAGCTGACGCCCAACCAACAGATTGAACTTCTGATCGGTGCCGCCAAGCTCCACATCCGCTTTCATGGCCACGGAATCGTAGCCCTGCACCAGGGGATAGAGAAATTCATGAATGGCAATGGGCTGCCCGCCCTTGTAACGCTTGTTGAAATCATCGCGCTCGAGCATGCGCGCCACGGTGTGCCTGGCCGCCAGCTGAATCAGATCGGCGGCGCTCATCTCACCCATCCAGCTGGAGTTGAACAGCACCATGGTCTTTTCCGGGTCGAGGATCTTGTAGATCTGCTCTTCGTAGCTCCTGGCATTCTCCAACACCTGATCCCGCGTCAAAGGTGGCCGGGTGGCGCTCTTGCCCGTGGGATCACCAATCATGCCCGTGAAGTCACCGATGAGGAACATGACCTCATGTCCCAGGTCCTGGAACTGGCGCAGTTTGTTGATGAGGACAGTGTGCCCCAGGTGCAGATCCGGCGCCGTGGGATCGAAACCGGCTTTGACCCGCAGGGGCTTGCCGCGCTCCAGCTTCTTTACCAGTTCCTTTTCCACCAGAATTTCATCTGCGCCACGGCGTATCAGCTCCAGTGACTCTTCTACTGAAGGCATGTTCAACTCCCAGGTAGTTCAGTTCAGGAACGGAAATGTAACAAAATTTGGCGGAAAGCTCCCGCTTCAATACGTCTGCCGCCACAAAAACCGGCTTTTCATGGCATAATTCCGGCTCATCAAGGAACTCAGCAGCAGAAACAGGGGTCTGCTGTTCAGAATCGCCGAAACATATCCGAGACGGATTCTCACACCATCGTCCCTTTCTCCTTACAGGAACCTCGATGCAAGATTACATTTTCAATTCCCGCAAACAAGCGGCATACCGGCGCCGCAAGATGCTGATTCGTCTGTTCCTGCTTCTGATAATTGTCGGTGCTGCCGCCTTTTTCGGTTACCGCTATCTGAATGGCGGCCTTCTGGACAATGGCAGCAACCAGCAGGATGAAAATCTGCTGCCCCTGCCCCCGGTCAACGAAACCCTGCCAACCCAATCGAATCATGCCCCTGCTGCAAACCCGCTGGCAGCCGTGTCCACAGAATCCCGGCAAACCACTTCAGATTCCACAGAAGCAGGAATCGACGAGGCACCATCCGCCCCCGGCACCCCGGCACCTGAGGACGTAGCGGCTCAACAGTCCTCCCCCGACGAGGTGCCAGTCCCTGCCTCTCCCCAGGCTGAAGTCACATGGGTTTCTCACGAAGTGGTGAAGGGAGAAACCCTGGCCTCCATCTTCAAGCAGCAGAACCTATCCCCGGGATTGCTGCACAAGATCATCAACAGCAGCAAAACCGCCAAGGCACTGGCCCGTATCAATCCGGGTCAGGAATTGCGTTTTTCATATGATGGCAACGGCCAGCTGCAGCAACTGGTACTGCAACGCAATCCGGTTTCCAGCCTGGAGATCCATGCCACCCCGGATGGCTTCCAGGCCCAGGAGACATCCCGCCCTGTGGAAACCCGCTATTCCGCCACTACCGGCATCATAGAATCTTCCCTGTTCGTGGACGGACACAAGGCGGGACTCAGCGATACCCAGATAATGGAGCTGGCGCAGATTTTTGGCTGGGACATCGATTTTGCCCTGGAGCTGCGTGAAGGCGACCAGTTCCACGTCATCTACGAAGAACAGTACCTGGACGGGAAAAAATACAAAAATGGTCCCATCGTTGCTGCGGAGTTTGTCAACAGGGGGAATGTTTACAAAGCCGTTCGTTACACAGACAAGGAAGGGGATACGTCCTATTACGATAGGGATGGGAACGCCAAACGCCGGGCATTTATCCGTACCCCGGTGAAGTTCAGCCGTATCAGCTCGCGCTTTACCCGCAAACGCTGGCATCCCGTTCTCAAACGCTGGCGTTCTCACAAGGGAGTGGACTACGCAGCCCCAAGAGGCACCCCGGTCAAAGCCACTGGTAATGGCAAGGTGGTGTTCCGGGGCAAGAAAGGCGGTTACGGCAATGTCATCTTTCTGCGCCATGGGGGCAAATACACCACTGTCTATGGACATCTGTCCCGGTTTGCCAAGGGCCTGCGTACTGGACAAAGCGTAAAGCAGGGACAGATCATCGGTTATGTGGGCAGTACCGGGCTGGCTACCGGGCCGCATCTGCACTACGAGTTTCGTGTACACGGCAAACACCAGAATCCTCTGACCATCAAGCTGCCCAAGTCCATCCGCTTACCCAAGAGCGAACTCGCCCGCTTCAGAAAGATCACCAGCCCTCTGCTCGCCCAGCTCGATGAACTGCGTGCAAAAACCATGGTGGCCTCCGCCAAGTAGGCCATGAGCGCCGAAGGCTACTACATTGGCCTGATGTCAGGCACCAGCATGGACGGCATCGACGCCGTCCTTGTGGAAATCGGCCAGCAGCAGGTGAGTTTGCTACACAGCATTTCTTATCCCTGGCCCAGTGCCCTGAAGACCCGCCTGATAACACAGGCATCCCAGGAAACCTGCACTCTGCATGAATACGGGGAACTCGATCATCTGTGTGCGCAGGAATTCGCCCAAGCTACTTTGGCTTTACTGGAATCCGCCGGGGTGCCTGCTCACACAGTCCAGGCCATCGGCAGTCACGGACAAACGCTGTATCATCATCCTCACCCCCCCACCGCTTTTACCCTGCAGATCGGCGACCCCAATATCATCGCGGAAACCACTGGCATCAGAGTAGTGGCCGATCTGCGCCGGCGGGATATGGCTGCGGGAGGCCAGGGAGCCCCTTTGGTACCCGCTTTCCATCAGGCCGTGTTTCACTCCCCCCACAAGAACCGGGTCATACTGAATATTGGTGGCATCGCCAACATCACCATCCTGCCCGCTACCGGAAACCTGGTAACCGGCTTCGATACCGGGCCAGGCAACTGTCTCATGGACAGGTGGTGCCAAAAGCACCTGGAGCGCCCCTACGATAAGGACGGCTCATGGGCCAGCCAGGGGGAAATCGATTCACGGCTCATGCAAACCCTGCTTGAAGACGCATACTTCCATATGCCGCCGCCCAAGAGCACAGGCACCGAGTACTTCAATCTGGAATGGCTGGAGCACCGGTTGCAGGAACATCCGGATATTGATGACCGCGACGTTCAGGCCAGCCTGTTGGCCCTGACCGCATCAACCATCACCCGGGCCATTCAAGACTGGGCTGCTGATGCAGAGGAAATACTCGTATGCGGTGGCGGCGTACATAATCATGCGCTTATAAGCACCCTGTCACGCATGCTCTCTCCACAAGCCGTAGCCTCTACAGACAGCATCGACCACGGCATTCATCCCGACTGGGTGGAAGCCGCAGCCTTCGCCTGGCTGGCAAAACAGACACTGGAT
This sequence is a window from Thiolapillus brandeum. Protein-coding genes within it:
- a CDS encoding type III pantothenate kinase, producing MNDDLFIDLGNSRIKWMSGTGHIQQAAEYGEAPLGALLDRIWKHQPSPDRIWLASVATAGIEQALQEWTRQVWGITPHSIAVQPEACGVHCGYQDPAQLGVDRWMAIIAAHGISRDGVCVVDCGTATTLDVVDGRGQHLGGYILPGLKMMRRVLLKETAMQPGNEAISDMEWGNSTVGCIDLGIRRSIVSLVEQSVERLQAAGVCDPGVVLTGGACTLIKPYLQLAYEHRDALVLEGMETFVREYTR
- the birA gene encoding bifunctional biotin--[acetyl-CoA-carboxylase] ligase/biotin operon repressor BirA, which codes for MYGIAVTKTQAVAQAVTLDDLYPLLRLLAQGEFRSGEVLAKELGITRAGIWKQIQLLNAVPGIAIESVHGKGYKLESGLQVLDACRIHNRVPESIRSRLGGLKILVETDSTNDWLRDHTSADLHTGQACIAEYQRAARGRRGRQWVCVFGSNIYLSLAWRFDLPMADLAGLSLAAGVNVARVLTAHGLQAHGLKWPNDIYLKGRKLGGILVEASGEMAGPSLAIIGVGINVKLSGDSTQGIDQPWTDMANHLETLPDRNQLCGDLLAGLMDTCLTYQKQGLSPFLEDWKGYDIYLGQPVTLHMGNQVARGIYCGLDERGGLVLEQSDGCRSWYAGEVSLRGGETDE
- a CDS encoding M61 family metallopeptidase, whose amino-acid sequence is MADLIEYHVSPFHPEAHLFRVTLIVPEPDSQGQKLVLPAWIPGSYMIRDFARNIVSVSASCDGTNVDLIKLDKHSWQVAPVKGRLQVQTEVYAWDLSVRGAHLDTSHGFFNGTSLFLRVVGQEARPIKVMLNRPSTDLIRGWRLATSMPPKRVDKEGFGVYEVDNYEQLLDYPVEMGDFTETTFESKGIPHRMVFTGHVIGLDTERLCRDMQAICTSHADLFGELPLKQYLFMTMVTGDGYGGLEHGDSTALMCKRDDLPFSGMGKMTRGYRNFLGLCSHEYFHLWNVKRIRPRVLKDADLSDEVHTELLWAFEGITSYYDDLALVRSGCIDADSYLELLATTATRVMRGRGRLRQSVAESSFDTWTRFYKQDENAPNAIVSYYSKGALAALGLDITLRDATDDRSNLDDFMGALWRDFGKTDHGVDEGDLEKLAADIAGRDLNEFFQRVVHGREELPLEEWFRFFGIGYRLRAARGPDDWGSSGRSDDQENPRHSLGARYRQKGDFVELLQVYDEGPAQQCGLSAGDRLVAMDGVQVTSDNLASILNRLESGTQVEVHAFRRDELMNFQLSLCPPMADTCELWLLAAEECTALQLQRRRQWLRQ
- the tyrS gene encoding tyrosine--tRNA ligase, with protein sequence MPSVEESLELIRRGADEILVEKELVKKLERGKPLRVKAGFDPTAPDLHLGHTVLINKLRQFQDLGHEVMFLIGDFTGMIGDPTGKSATRPPLTRDQVLENARSYEEQIYKILDPEKTMVLFNSSWMGEMSAADLIQLAARHTVARMLERDDFNKRYKGGQPIAIHEFLYPLVQGYDSVAMKADVELGGTDQKFNLLVGRQLQEAYGQEPQVVLTMPILEGLDGVQKMSKSLNNYIGITDAPEEMFGKIMSISDDLMWRYFELLSFSPMSEIEGYRKQIEDGANPRDIKFLLGEEIVARFHDSTAAEKAKQAFIDRFRKGAMPDDMPEVELRSSNDQGMPIANVLKEAGLVSSTSEALRMLKQGAVRLDGERLEDRSKVLEPGSSVVAQVGKRRFARVKISS
- a CDS encoding OapA family protein; the encoded protein is MQDYIFNSRKQAAYRRRKMLIRLFLLLIIVGAAAFFGYRYLNGGLLDNGSNQQDENLLPLPPVNETLPTQSNHAPAANPLAAVSTESRQTTSDSTEAGIDEAPSAPGTPAPEDVAAQQSSPDEVPVPASPQAEVTWVSHEVVKGETLASIFKQQNLSPGLLHKIINSSKTAKALARINPGQELRFSYDGNGQLQQLVLQRNPVSSLEIHATPDGFQAQETSRPVETRYSATTGIIESSLFVDGHKAGLSDTQIMELAQIFGWDIDFALELREGDQFHVIYEEQYLDGKKYKNGPIVAAEFVNRGNVYKAVRYTDKEGDTSYYDRDGNAKRRAFIRTPVKFSRISSRFTRKRWHPVLKRWRSHKGVDYAAPRGTPVKATGNGKVVFRGKKGGYGNVIFLRHGGKYTTVYGHLSRFAKGLRTGQSVKQGQIIGYVGSTGLATGPHLHYEFRVHGKHQNPLTIKLPKSIRLPKSELARFRKITSPLLAQLDELRAKTMVASAK